TTCAATAGTTAAAACCATGTCCAAGCAAAAATCACATCACGTAGTCCCTAATCCCGATGGTGGTTGGGATGTAAAAAAAGCAGGGGCAGAAAGTGCCGGTAAACAAATCGAAACGGAACAGTATGCAATTGAAGGCAGGAATGAATAAGCCAAAATGAATAAACTTTAGATGAACATTAGATGAAAATTAGATAAACA
This sequence is a window from Bacteroidales bacterium. Protein-coding genes within it:
- a CDS encoding DUF2188 domain-containing protein, whose protein sequence is MSKQKSHHVVPNPDGGWDVKKAGAESAGKQIETEQYAIEGRNE